One segment of Gilliamella sp. ESL0441 DNA contains the following:
- a CDS encoding MFS transporter: MNKKLTGTFLNRKMLLCVYTGFCSGLPFFFIIQLIPAWLKVGGVDIKTIGAFTLTQIPYLLKFLWAPLLDRISPFSLGYRKGWLLLTQLSLLFIIPIYGFLTPKNNIDIIVFLSLLTAFISATQDVAIDAYRREILSDNELGNGNSIHINVYRIAGFIPGGLSLILADYLSWIEVFAFTAAFIVPMLVITMMLKEPMHNNYIPSDKSVFVQSIIEFIKRISFPKVLFVLSFVALYKLGDSLATSLATPFYLDMKFEMRHIGTIAKNAVVWPSLLGALIGGVFISKFGLNRSLWISGFVQMFSILGFVYLSCEGPFQSITYKQLIMLGIVISCESIGVGMGATALVTYISKNTSPLFTATQFALLTGFSAIPRTLINSMSGFLTSYLGWTNFFWLCFFLAIPGMLLLFVVAPWNKKT; the protein is encoded by the coding sequence ATGAATAAGAAATTAACTGGTACATTTTTAAATAGAAAAATGTTGCTTTGTGTTTATACAGGCTTTTGTTCTGGATTACCATTTTTCTTTATAATTCAATTAATTCCGGCTTGGTTAAAAGTTGGTGGTGTTGATATTAAAACAATTGGCGCTTTTACACTAACACAAATACCATATTTATTAAAATTTCTTTGGGCACCATTATTAGATCGTATTTCACCTTTTTCGCTTGGATATCGAAAAGGATGGTTGCTTTTAACACAATTAAGCTTGTTGTTCATCATACCTATATATGGTTTTCTGACACCGAAAAACAATATTGATATCATTGTGTTCCTTAGTTTACTTACTGCATTTATTTCAGCAACACAAGATGTTGCTATCGATGCATATCGAAGAGAAATTTTAAGTGATAATGAACTTGGTAACGGAAATAGCATACATATTAACGTTTATCGAATAGCTGGATTTATTCCTGGTGGTTTATCTCTAATTCTTGCTGATTATTTATCTTGGATTGAAGTTTTTGCTTTCACTGCAGCTTTCATTGTTCCAATGCTAGTTATTACAATGATGTTAAAGGAACCAATGCATAATAATTATATTCCATCGGATAAATCCGTTTTCGTGCAATCCATAATTGAATTTATTAAGCGTATATCATTCCCAAAAGTTTTATTTGTATTATCTTTTGTGGCTCTGTACAAACTCGGGGACAGTCTTGCAACATCTTTAGCGACACCTTTCTATTTGGATATGAAGTTTGAAATGAGGCATATTGGTACTATAGCTAAAAATGCTGTCGTATGGCCTAGCCTTTTGGGCGCATTAATTGGTGGTGTATTTATATCAAAATTTGGATTAAATCGTTCGTTATGGATATCTGGTTTTGTTCAGATGTTTTCAATTTTAGGTTTTGTTTATTTATCTTGTGAAGGACCTTTTCAATCAATAACCTATAAACAATTAATTATGTTGGGGATTGTAATCAGTTGCGAATCAATAGGAGTGGGTATGGGGGCAACAGCATTGGTTACATATATTTCTAAAAATACAAGCCCGCTATTCACAGCAACCCAATTTGCTTTATTAACAGGTTTTTCAGCTATACCGAGAACATTAATCAATTCTATGTCTGGCTTTTTAACCTCTTATTTAGGCTGGACTAATTTTTTTTGGTTGTGCTTTTTTCTTGCTATACCAGGAATGTTATTACTTTTTGTGGTTGCACCATGGAATAAAAAAACTTAG
- a CDS encoding 2-hydroxyacid dehydrogenase yields the protein MKIAVFSSKHYDKEHLEIANKKFGFNIEYYDHKLSHKTAVTAQGYDAVCVFVNDEVDKTVLQKLAHCGVKILALRCAGFDNVDIAEAKKLGITVVRVPAYSPEAVAEHAVALMMTLNRRTHKAYQRTRDANFALDGLTGFNMHNRTAGVIGTGKIGQAVIRILKGFGMNILAYDPFPNDIAVELGAQYVQLDELYAKSDVITLHCPMSPENYHLLNKASFEKMKNGVMIINTSRGGLLDATAAIDALKQTKIGALGMDVYENERDLFFEDKSNDVILDDVFRRLSSCHNVIFTGHQAFLTQEALLNISETTLNNIKLITSGEPCQNIV from the coding sequence ATCAAAATTGCGGTTTTCAGTAGCAAACACTACGACAAAGAACATTTAGAGATTGCCAATAAAAAATTTGGTTTTAATATCGAATACTATGACCATAAACTCAGTCATAAAACAGCGGTAACAGCCCAAGGTTATGATGCCGTTTGTGTATTTGTTAATGATGAAGTTGATAAAACCGTTTTACAAAAACTTGCGCATTGTGGGGTAAAAATCTTAGCGTTACGTTGTGCAGGATTTGATAATGTTGATATTGCTGAAGCCAAAAAATTAGGCATTACCGTTGTCCGTGTACCAGCTTACTCACCTGAAGCAGTAGCCGAACATGCCGTTGCACTCATGATGACGCTCAATCGACGTACACATAAAGCCTATCAACGTACTCGTGATGCAAATTTTGCTCTTGATGGCTTAACTGGATTCAATATGCATAATCGTACTGCAGGCGTGATTGGTACCGGAAAAATTGGACAAGCAGTGATCCGAATTCTAAAAGGTTTTGGCATGAATATTTTAGCTTATGATCCTTTTCCAAATGATATTGCAGTCGAATTAGGTGCACAATATGTTCAACTTGATGAACTCTATGCCAAATCTGATGTGATTACGCTTCACTGTCCAATGAGCCCAGAAAACTATCATCTACTTAATAAAGCTTCATTTGAAAAAATGAAAAATGGCGTCATGATTATTAACACCAGTCGTGGTGGATTACTGGATGCCACAGCAGCAATCGATGCCTTAAAGCAAACCAAAATTGGTGCATTAGGGATGGATGTTTATGAAAATGAACGAGACCTCTTTTTTGAAGATAAATCGAATGATGTTATTTTAGATGATGTATTCCGCCGATTATCATCGTGTCATAATGTCATCTTTACGGGACATCAAGCATTTTTAACTCAAGAAGCACTGCTGAATATTTCTGAAACCACCTTGAATAATATTAAACTCATTACAAGTGGTGAACCTTGTCAAAATATTGTTTAA
- the mltB gene encoding lytic murein transglycosylase B → MRRIVILFSMLSLLVACHSNKSTTSPMQQHRGHSNVKGGVYLEKEHDLVIVNNAPLAIEQEKFIDKMVNKHRFDREQLREVLAQTTKLDWVINLMDKQAPQSGPSTGPNGAWLRYKNKFITPSNLPKGVEFWHKYEKELARAYKEYGVPPEIIVGIIGVETGWGRVMGKTKIIDALSTLAFYYPRRSAYFAKELEDYLIMCRDEGVDPFDLTGSFAGAMGYGQFMPSAFRNHAVDFNHDGHIDLWDPVDAIGSVANYFKAYGWQKGKKVAVKADGEALSLETGFSTKYSIERLANAGLKPESTLDGNKQVSLLRLDMGDRYQYWYGLPNFYVITRYNHSSYYAMAVWQLGLAVKAAK, encoded by the coding sequence ATGCGACGTATTGTGATTTTATTTAGCATGTTAAGTTTGCTTGTTGCGTGTCATAGTAATAAGTCAACAACATCTCCAATGCAACAACATCGAGGTCATTCAAATGTAAAAGGTGGTGTTTATCTCGAAAAAGAGCATGATCTTGTTATTGTTAATAATGCACCATTAGCTATTGAGCAGGAAAAGTTTATTGATAAAATGGTCAATAAACATCGGTTTGACCGAGAACAACTTCGAGAAGTACTAGCACAAACCACCAAACTCGATTGGGTTATAAACTTAATGGATAAACAAGCACCACAATCAGGGCCTTCGACTGGCCCTAATGGTGCATGGCTGCGTTATAAAAATAAATTTATCACGCCAAGTAATCTGCCAAAAGGGGTAGAGTTCTGGCATAAATATGAAAAAGAGTTAGCACGAGCTTATAAAGAGTATGGTGTCCCACCTGAAATTATTGTTGGAATTATTGGCGTTGAAACAGGCTGGGGCAGAGTCATGGGAAAAACAAAAATTATCGACGCACTCTCGACACTTGCCTTTTATTATCCAAGACGTTCAGCTTATTTTGCTAAAGAACTGGAAGACTACTTAATCATGTGTCGAGATGAAGGCGTAGATCCGTTTGATTTGACAGGATCATTTGCTGGGGCAATGGGTTATGGTCAATTTATGCCATCAGCATTTAGAAATCATGCGGTGGATTTTAACCATGACGGTCATATCGATTTGTGGGATCCTGTAGACGCGATTGGTAGTGTTGCTAACTATTTTAAAGCCTATGGTTGGCAAAAAGGAAAAAAAGTGGCTGTAAAAGCGGATGGGGAAGCATTATCGCTTGAAACAGGGTTTAGTACCAAATATTCGATCGAAAGATTGGCCAATGCAGGATTGAAACCAGAAAGCACATTAGATGGCAATAAACAAGTTAGCTTATTACGGCTTGATATGGGCGATCGTTATCAATACTGGTATGGATTACCTAATTTTTATGTCATTACGCGTTATAATCACAGTAGCTATTATGCCATGGCGGTATGGCAGTTAGGCTTAGCCGTAAAAGCGGCAAAATAA
- the rpsF gene encoding 30S ribosomal protein S6 has translation MRHYEIVFMVHPDQSEQVPGMIERYTGTLTTDGGKIHRLEDWGRRQLAYPIEKLHKAHYVLMNVEATQEAVNELEDNFRFNDAVIRSLIMRTKHAVTETSPMLKAKDERRNAEEDFSEVNMDDDSEE, from the coding sequence ATGCGTCATTACGAAATTGTTTTTATGGTTCACCCAGATCAAAGTGAACAAGTACCGGGTATGATCGAACGTTATACTGGTACATTAACGACTGACGGTGGAAAAATTCATCGTTTAGAAGATTGGGGTCGTCGTCAATTAGCCTATCCTATCGAAAAACTGCACAAAGCACATTATGTGTTAATGAATGTTGAAGCGACTCAAGAAGCTGTTAACGAGCTTGAAGATAACTTCCGTTTCAATGATGCAGTCATTCGCAGTTTAATTATGCGTACTAAACATGCTGTAACTGAAACTTCACCAATGTTAAAAGCTAAAGATGAGCGTCGTAACGCTGAAGAAGATTTTAGCGAAGTAAACATGGACGATGATTCCGAAGAATAA
- the priB gene encoding primosomal replication protein N, protein MPKNNRLVLSGIVTKTPIRKISPSGVSHCQFYLEHVSEQIEAELTRQAWCVMPVIASGQQELSYIKKGSKVLVSGFISTHTKRNQTSQLVLHADQIKLLGE, encoded by the coding sequence ATTCCGAAGAATAATCGTTTGGTGTTATCGGGTATTGTTACTAAGACCCCGATAAGAAAGATCAGTCCAAGTGGAGTGTCACACTGCCAATTTTATTTAGAACATGTTTCTGAACAAATTGAAGCAGAACTCACAAGGCAAGCATGGTGCGTAATGCCCGTTATTGCCAGCGGACAACAAGAGTTAAGTTACATAAAAAAAGGCAGCAAAGTATTAGTGAGTGGCTTTATTAGTACACACACTAAACGTAATCAAACAAGTCAACTTGTGTTACATGCTGACCAAATTAAACTATTAGGAGAATAG
- the rpsR gene encoding 30S ribosomal protein S18, whose protein sequence is MARYFRRRKFCRFTAEGVKEIDYKDVSLLKSYITESGKIVPSRITGTSAKYQRQLARAIKRARYLALLPYTDNHQ, encoded by the coding sequence ATGGCACGTTATTTCCGTCGTCGCAAATTCTGCCGTTTTACTGCAGAAGGCGTTAAAGAAATTGATTATAAAGATGTTTCTTTATTAAAAAGCTATATCACAGAAAGTGGTAAAATCGTACCAAGTCGTATTACTGGTACTAGCGCAAAATATCAACGTCAATTAGCTCGCGCTATCAAACGCGCTCGTTACTTGGCATTATTACCATATACTGACAACCATCAGTAA
- the rplI gene encoding 50S ribosomal protein L9, which produces MQIILLDKVANLGSLGDQVNVKAGYARNFLIPQGKAVPATKKNIEFFEARRAELEAKLAETLKAAEQRVAEINALGKVTITSKAGDEGRLFGSIGTRDIADAVKARGINVSKSEVRLPNGVLRNTGEFEVLFQVHSEAFAKVIVEIIAE; this is translated from the coding sequence ATGCAAATTATTCTACTCGATAAAGTTGCTAATTTAGGCAGCTTAGGTGATCAAGTTAATGTTAAAGCGGGTTATGCGCGTAACTTTTTGATTCCACAAGGTAAAGCAGTACCTGCGACTAAAAAGAATATCGAATTCTTTGAAGCGCGTCGTGCTGAATTAGAAGCAAAACTTGCTGAGACATTAAAAGCGGCTGAACAACGCGTTGCTGAAATTAATGCACTTGGTAAAGTGACTATTACTTCTAAAGCTGGTGATGAAGGTCGTTTATTTGGTTCTATTGGTACACGTGATATCGCTGATGCGGTTAAAGCTCGTGGTATTAACGTATCAAAAAGCGAAGTTCGCTTACCAAATGGTGTATTACGTAACACAGGTGAATTTGAAGTGTTATTCCAAGTACACAGCGAAGCTTTTGCTAAAGTTATTGTTGAAATTATTGCAGAATAA
- the ggt gene encoding gamma-glutamyltransferase, giving the protein MSYLKNLFIKYCCFALFLLVSQQVLAVETHQQTFKAGAVASPDNYGAMAAKEILEKGGNAADAAVATAFTLAVTYPEAGNIGGGGFMTLWMDGKPYFIDYREVAPHNAYKTMFLDSNNEVSPGLSLYSHQASGVPGTVAGMWAVHQRFGQLTWQEVMAPAIRLANEGFIVPPQLIERYQEAVVTAPNNDYFKQYFGSMKANKLFKQPELGHVLNKIAQYGRDGFYKGEIAKLIANQMADNNGLITETDLANYQIKWRDPLIANWHDMQIITAPPPSSGGIGLIQLLLMKQTLADKFKDVKPNSAQYIHLLAEIEKRVFADRAEYMGDPDFVSVPVAKLIDQQYLVERAKQVNPIVISKTEQVKPGLDWEHEKLQTTHFSIVDKWGNAVSNTYTLNGWFGSAIVVKGTGILLNNEMDDFSSKPGIANQFGVVGNDANAIEPNKRPLSSMSPTLFIKNNNVEMVIGTPGGSRIFTSIFQVVANVFDNHMSLKDAVDTVRYHHQLLPDNVIYVERFQKTVPKAFKKELENMGYRFVQQDFSGDIQVIKIHDNKPEAVSDIRGRGQSIIVN; this is encoded by the coding sequence ATGTCCTATTTGAAAAATCTGTTCATTAAGTATTGCTGTTTTGCTTTGTTTTTATTGGTATCTCAGCAAGTGCTTGCTGTTGAGACTCATCAACAAACATTTAAAGCAGGCGCCGTTGCTTCACCGGATAATTATGGTGCTATGGCAGCGAAGGAAATACTTGAAAAAGGTGGAAATGCAGCCGATGCCGCCGTGGCTACTGCATTTACCCTTGCCGTGACCTATCCTGAGGCTGGCAATATTGGCGGTGGTGGATTTATGACACTTTGGATGGATGGAAAACCTTATTTTATCGATTATCGTGAAGTTGCCCCCCATAATGCCTATAAAACCATGTTTTTAGATAGTAATAATGAAGTGAGCCCTGGTTTAAGTCTTTATTCTCATCAAGCTTCTGGTGTACCGGGTACGGTTGCCGGTATGTGGGCTGTTCATCAACGCTTTGGTCAATTAACCTGGCAAGAAGTGATGGCGCCAGCAATCCGCCTTGCTAATGAGGGTTTTATTGTCCCACCGCAACTTATTGAACGTTATCAAGAAGCGGTTGTGACTGCGCCAAACAACGATTATTTTAAGCAATATTTTGGTAGTATGAAAGCCAATAAACTATTTAAACAACCTGAATTGGGTCATGTTTTAAATAAAATTGCTCAATATGGACGTGATGGTTTTTATAAAGGTGAAATAGCCAAACTGATTGCCAATCAAATGGCAGATAATAACGGTTTAATTACTGAAACTGACTTAGCAAATTATCAGATAAAATGGCGTGATCCTTTGATAGCCAATTGGCATGATATGCAAATCATAACCGCTCCTCCACCAAGTTCAGGTGGTATTGGATTAATCCAACTATTATTAATGAAGCAAACATTAGCAGACAAGTTTAAAGATGTGAAACCCAATTCTGCGCAATATATCCACTTATTAGCTGAAATTGAAAAACGTGTTTTTGCTGATCGCGCTGAATATATGGGCGATCCTGATTTTGTCAGTGTACCCGTTGCAAAACTTATCGATCAACAATATTTAGTTGAACGAGCCAAACAAGTTAATCCTATTGTGATTTCGAAAACTGAGCAAGTGAAACCCGGTTTAGATTGGGAACATGAAAAGTTACAAACTACGCATTTTTCAATTGTTGATAAGTGGGGCAATGCAGTATCAAATACTTATACCTTAAATGGTTGGTTCGGTTCGGCTATTGTTGTTAAGGGTACAGGTATTTTACTCAATAATGAAATGGACGATTTTAGTAGCAAGCCTGGTATTGCCAATCAATTTGGTGTGGTCGGTAATGATGCAAATGCCATCGAACCCAATAAACGCCCATTGTCATCCATGTCTCCAACTCTATTTATCAAAAATAATAATGTAGAAATGGTGATAGGCACCCCTGGTGGTTCGCGCATCTTTACCTCTATTTTTCAAGTTGTGGCTAATGTTTTTGATAATCATATGTCATTAAAAGATGCAGTCGATACAGTACGTTATCATCATCAATTATTGCCCGATAATGTGATTTATGTTGAACGTTTTCAAAAAACAGTACCGAAAGCGTTTAAAAAAGAGTTAGAAAACATGGGATATCGCTTTGTGCAACAAGATTTTAGCGGTGATATTCAAGTAATTAAAATTCACGATAATAAACCCGAAGCGGTGTCAGATATTCGTGGTAGAGGTCAATCGATTATCGTTAACTAA
- the celB gene encoding PTS cellobiose transporter subunit IIC — MNTGFVFLQKYLMTPMAKISQFKIVRAVMAAGMASVPFSIVGSMFLVFNTLPMTFTGLEGFFENTFFRVSDLYMIANTATIGILALYFNFVVGYELTKIEAEETGLKVNALNGAMLSAFAFFMTLPELVMQNGVITLLSDQSNLVFNGLRLTPFVFRLGTSGIFIAIVMAIVATHLYFLCVRRNWVVKMPETVPLGVSRSFTALIPTFVIAFCIIILNGFLVFMGTDIFDIVSIPFTFVTNLTKSWLGIMVILFLIHALWVVGIHGASIIGAFITPIMLANMTENTAGAHIPFAGEFNNSLVILGGSGSTLLMTFFIAFFAKSSQLKILGRASAVPAIFNINEPIIFGMPIVYNPYLALPFFLAPMACGTLGYFAISSGIMNPIIALVPWPSPMGLGAFIGTGGDYKAAIVAILSAILALFIYLPFVKLYDNKLFKEEQGKPVDDVQEVGEAH, encoded by the coding sequence ATGAATACCGGATTTGTGTTTTTACAAAAGTATTTAATGACACCAATGGCAAAAATATCACAATTTAAAATTGTGCGTGCGGTAATGGCTGCCGGTATGGCATCAGTACCTTTTTCAATTGTTGGCTCTATGTTTTTAGTTTTTAATACCTTGCCAATGACATTCACGGGTTTAGAAGGTTTTTTTGAAAATACGTTTTTTCGGGTCAGTGATCTGTATATGATTGCCAATACCGCTACAATCGGTATTTTAGCGCTCTATTTTAATTTTGTTGTGGGCTATGAATTAACAAAAATTGAAGCGGAAGAGACAGGCTTAAAAGTGAATGCCCTTAACGGTGCAATGTTATCGGCTTTTGCATTTTTTATGACTTTACCGGAATTAGTCATGCAAAATGGAGTGATTACATTACTCAGTGATCAAAGTAACCTTGTGTTTAATGGTCTACGTTTAACGCCTTTCGTGTTTCGCTTAGGCACATCGGGGATCTTTATTGCTATTGTCATGGCAATAGTCGCCACGCATCTTTATTTTTTATGTGTCAGACGAAATTGGGTTGTTAAAATGCCCGAAACCGTACCATTAGGTGTTTCACGCTCCTTTACGGCGTTGATTCCAACGTTTGTTATTGCTTTTTGTATCATTATTTTAAATGGCTTTTTAGTGTTTATGGGGACAGATATCTTTGATATTGTCAGTATTCCGTTTACGTTTGTGACTAACTTAACCAAAAGTTGGTTAGGAATTATGGTTATTCTTTTTTTAATCCATGCATTATGGGTTGTAGGTATTCACGGGGCAAGCATTATTGGGGCGTTTATTACGCCAATTATGTTAGCCAATATGACCGAAAATACCGCAGGTGCACATATTCCATTCGCGGGTGAATTTAATAATTCATTAGTCATTTTAGGTGGCTCAGGTTCGACACTGTTAATGACGTTTTTTATTGCTTTTTTTGCTAAATCAAGCCAGTTAAAAATTTTAGGTCGTGCGTCCGCTGTTCCTGCCATATTTAATATTAATGAGCCGATTATTTTTGGTATGCCCATTGTTTATAATCCCTATTTAGCTTTACCTTTCTTTTTAGCGCCAATGGCATGTGGAACGTTAGGATACTTTGCTATTAGTTCGGGTATTATGAATCCCATTATTGCTTTAGTTCCTTGGCCGTCACCAATGGGATTAGGCGCCTTTATCGGGACAGGTGGAGATTATAAGGCGGCCATTGTTGCGATACTGTCTGCTATTTTAGCGCTATTTATCTATCTTCCGTTTGTTAAACTTTATGACAATAAATTATTTAAAGAAGAGCAAGGCAAACCTGTTGATGATGTTCAAGAAGTTGGCGAAGCCCATTAA
- a CDS encoding PTS cellobiose transporter subunit IIA, with translation MISKMSSEDIQLVAFNIILHSGNAKTKIHEAFQAMRAAKFDQANQLLEEANHEILAAHQSQTELLQSYANGMQIEMEIIMVHAQDHLMTTMTMREIAIEMSFLYQRCDQLSAN, from the coding sequence ATGATTTCAAAAATGAGCTCAGAAGATATTCAACTAGTCGCTTTTAATATTATTTTGCATAGTGGCAATGCCAAAACCAAAATCCATGAAGCCTTTCAGGCAATGCGAGCAGCCAAGTTTGATCAGGCTAATCAACTTCTTGAAGAGGCTAATCATGAAATTTTAGCAGCCCATCAATCTCAAACCGAATTACTGCAATCTTATGCCAATGGTATGCAAATCGAAATGGAAATTATTATGGTGCATGCTCAAGACCATTTAATGACAACCATGACAATGCGTGAAATTGCAATTGAGATGTCATTTTTATACCAAAGATGTGATCAGCTATCGGCTAACTAA